The proteins below are encoded in one region of Effusibacillus dendaii:
- a CDS encoding thiolase family protein has protein sequence MNGVVIVDVVRTAIGRIGGTLKDVEADFLAAKVIEEVLKRTGIAGTEVDEVILGQTKQSADAANVARVAMLRAGLPIEVPAYTVQRQCGSGLQAINNAWQQIQCGFADIILAGGTESMSNAPFYLKGARFGLGTGNVTLYDSNTESQPGSQPPEVYGKDLTMGLTAENLAEKYQISRQEQDEFAYLSQSRAALAISSGKFKDEIVPYEIKSKKETIVFDTDEHPRLTSVEKLLALPPVFKKGGTVTAGNASGRNDGASVAVVMSEKTAADRGLKPRARMIAQAVSGVSPEIMGIGPVPSTRKALKMAGLTLDDIDLIELNEAFAAQSLAVIKELGIGLEKVNVNGGAIALGHPLGATGAILMAKLLYEMERRGSRYGMVTLCIGGGQGISTIVENLRR, from the coding sequence ATGAACGGAGTTGTAATTGTAGATGTGGTCCGAACGGCGATTGGCCGGATCGGCGGTACCCTGAAAGATGTAGAAGCCGATTTTCTGGCGGCGAAAGTGATCGAAGAAGTATTGAAAAGAACCGGCATTGCAGGAACCGAAGTGGATGAGGTAATTCTTGGCCAGACCAAACAGAGCGCCGATGCGGCAAACGTGGCGCGTGTGGCGATGCTGAGGGCAGGATTGCCAATTGAGGTGCCCGCCTACACGGTGCAGCGGCAGTGCGGTTCCGGTCTGCAAGCGATTAACAATGCCTGGCAGCAAATCCAGTGCGGCTTTGCGGACATCATTCTGGCAGGCGGTACGGAAAGCATGAGCAATGCGCCGTTCTATCTGAAAGGGGCCCGTTTTGGACTGGGTACCGGCAATGTCACGCTGTATGATTCGAATACGGAAAGCCAGCCCGGTTCACAGCCGCCGGAAGTGTACGGCAAAGATTTGACGATGGGATTGACGGCTGAAAACCTGGCCGAAAAATACCAGATCAGCAGACAGGAGCAGGACGAATTTGCGTATCTCAGCCAAAGTCGGGCTGCCCTGGCGATTTCATCCGGCAAGTTCAAAGACGAAATCGTTCCTTACGAAATCAAGTCGAAAAAAGAAACGATCGTGTTTGATACGGACGAACATCCGCGATTGACATCGGTCGAAAAACTGCTGGCGCTTCCCCCCGTTTTCAAAAAAGGTGGCACCGTGACAGCGGGCAATGCAAGTGGCCGGAATGACGGGGCGTCTGTGGCGGTTGTCATGTCGGAAAAAACAGCGGCAGACCGTGGCCTGAAGCCGCGCGCCCGCATGATTGCACAGGCCGTATCTGGCGTATCGCCGGAAATCATGGGTATTGGACCGGTTCCTTCAACCCGCAAAGCATTGAAGATGGCAGGTCTCACGCTGGACGACATCGATCTGATCGAGCTGAACGAAGCGTTCGCTGCACAATCTTTGGCTGTCATTAAGGAACTGGGCATCGGTCTGGAAAAGGTCAACGTCAACGGGGGAGCTATCGCCTTGGGACATCCGTTGGGGGCAACCGGTGCCATTCTGATGGCCAAACTGCTGTATGAGATGGAACGCCGCGGTTCCCGCTATGGAATGGTGACTCTCTGTATTGGCGGCGGCCAGGGAATTTCGACGATTGTGGAAAATCTCAGACGATAA
- a CDS encoding 3-hydroxyacyl-CoA dehydrogenase family protein, with the protein MSIDQIKHILVVGSGAMGSQIAMVCALAGYRVTVQDVAEESLQKAQESLQGHMKNRVAKGRLTQQQVDDAFARLSFTTELEKAAVDADFAIEAIIEKLDAKRDLFAKLDKMAPSHAILATNSSTIVSSKIADATSRPDRVCNMHFFNPALVMQLVEVVRNPQTSQETVDTTVELAKRIGKLPITLNKEISGFVANRILGALMDEAVNLYEQGIASFEDIDLACTKALNHPIGPFALMDLTGIDVNYYVRMQRMQETGNPNDGPKPSVKQKFEKGELGRKTGKGWYDYSKK; encoded by the coding sequence ATGTCTATCGATCAAATCAAACATATTCTGGTTGTCGGTTCTGGCGCGATGGGGTCGCAGATTGCGATGGTCTGCGCGTTGGCCGGGTATCGCGTAACCGTTCAGGATGTAGCGGAAGAAAGTTTGCAAAAAGCGCAGGAATCCCTGCAAGGGCACATGAAAAACAGAGTGGCAAAAGGACGTCTTACACAGCAGCAGGTGGACGATGCATTTGCCCGTTTGTCGTTTACGACCGAATTGGAAAAAGCGGCCGTCGATGCTGATTTTGCCATTGAGGCGATTATTGAAAAACTGGATGCCAAGCGCGACCTGTTTGCCAAATTGGACAAAATGGCGCCGTCCCACGCCATTTTGGCGACCAACAGCTCGACGATTGTCAGTTCCAAAATCGCCGACGCAACCAGTCGTCCCGATCGTGTCTGCAATATGCACTTTTTTAATCCGGCACTTGTGATGCAACTGGTGGAAGTGGTTCGCAACCCGCAGACTTCGCAGGAAACGGTGGATACCACAGTCGAACTGGCAAAGCGCATCGGCAAACTTCCGATTACGCTCAACAAAGAGATTTCCGGCTTTGTGGCCAACCGTATTTTAGGCGCTCTGATGGACGAAGCAGTGAACCTGTATGAACAGGGCATCGCATCATTTGAAGATATAGACTTGGCTTGCACAAAAGCATTGAACCATCCGATTGGACCGTTTGCCTTGATGGATTTGACGGGGATTGACGTGAACTATTATGTGCGCATGCAACGCATGCAGGAAACGGGCAACCCGAACGACGGCCCCAAACCGTCTGTCAAACAAAAGTTTGAAAAAGGGGAACTGGGCCGCAAAACAGGCAAAGGATGGTACGACTACTCGAAAAAATAG
- a CDS encoding CoA transferase subunit A: protein MPAKFMTAKEAIALIPNGASMMVGGFGLSGQPMTLIDALLESDVCDLTVISNNVGQQGQGLGKLLLKDRLRKAIGTYFTSNPDVLRYQREGKLEVQLLPQGTFSEAIRLGGSGIAAFYTPTGAGTLLAEGKETKLFDGREYVLERSLRADIALIKAYKADRYGNLIYYKTARNFNPLMAMAADLTIAEVDEVVEIGELDPEKIVTPHLFVDVVVCREVSV from the coding sequence ATGCCGGCAAAGTTTATGACGGCAAAAGAGGCAATTGCATTAATTCCAAACGGCGCCTCCATGATGGTCGGCGGTTTTGGCCTGTCCGGCCAACCGATGACGCTGATTGACGCGCTCTTGGAAAGCGATGTTTGCGATCTGACTGTTATCAGCAACAATGTGGGACAGCAGGGGCAGGGGCTTGGCAAACTGCTGTTGAAAGACCGGCTCCGGAAAGCAATTGGCACATATTTTACAAGCAATCCGGACGTACTTCGTTATCAGCGGGAAGGAAAGCTGGAGGTCCAACTGTTGCCGCAGGGGACGTTTTCGGAAGCGATCCGCTTGGGCGGCAGCGGAATAGCCGCTTTTTATACGCCTACTGGCGCCGGGACCCTGCTGGCAGAGGGAAAAGAGACGAAACTGTTTGATGGTCGGGAATATGTGCTGGAAAGAAGTTTGCGTGCGGATATCGCGCTGATCAAGGCGTATAAAGCAGATCGTTACGGCAATCTGATCTATTACAAGACGGCCCGCAATTTCAATCCGCTGATGGCGATGGCTGCCGATCTGACAATTGCGGAAGTGGATGAAGTGGTGGAAATCGGAGAATTGGATCCGGAAAAGATTGTCACACCGCATTTGTTCGTTGATGTGGTCGTCTGTCGGGAGGTGTCCGTATGA
- a CDS encoding 3-oxoacid CoA-transferase subunit B has translation MINVRHYIAWRAAQELQEGDIVNLGIGIPVLVADYIPADRKLFLQSENGILGVGPTPPADQVDMDLINASKLPVSELPGASFFDSAMAFAMMRGGHVDKTVIGGLQVSQTGDIANWAIPGKDVLGVGGAMDLIVGARTVIVATTHLDPQGQPKVVKECTYPLTAKGEVDILVTEYAVFTFTNGQMILREAVDELTLEQLKEITPAEYRLAPDFKFVSRPVSLEQRGA, from the coding sequence ATGATCAATGTGCGTCACTATATCGCTTGGCGGGCGGCACAGGAACTGCAGGAAGGCGATATCGTCAATCTGGGGATCGGGATTCCGGTACTTGTCGCGGACTATATTCCAGCGGATCGAAAGTTGTTCCTGCAATCCGAAAACGGCATTTTGGGAGTCGGGCCGACGCCGCCCGCTGACCAAGTCGATATGGACTTAATCAATGCCAGCAAACTGCCGGTCTCAGAACTGCCGGGCGCTTCCTTTTTTGACTCGGCCATGGCGTTTGCGATGATGCGGGGCGGGCATGTCGACAAGACAGTGATTGGCGGTCTGCAGGTCAGCCAGACGGGGGATATAGCCAACTGGGCGATTCCCGGCAAAGATGTGCTGGGAGTCGGCGGTGCGATGGATTTAATTGTTGGTGCACGAACGGTTATCGTCGCCACGACCCACTTGGATCCGCAAGGTCAGCCAAAAGTAGTGAAAGAATGCACCTATCCGCTGACGGCAAAAGGAGAAGTGGATATTTTGGTAACCGAATATGCGGTGTTTACATTTACCAATGGGCAGATGATTTTGCGGGAAGCGGTCGATGAACTCACGTTGGAACAGCTGAAGGAGATTACGCCGGCTGAGTATCGGCTGGCGCCCGATTTTAAATTTGTCAGTCGTCCTGTTTCCCTGGAGCAAAGAGGTGCTTGA